The following DNA comes from Dehalococcoidia bacterium.
GGCGTGAGGCCCATGGCCTTGCGGGCCTCTTCGACGGTGAACTCGATGCGCTTTCCTGGGAGCATGTCAGCCTGAGTATAGAGCAGACGCGGACGGCCGGAGAACAAGGCGCGCGGCCACCAAACGGCCGTAAGATCGGGCCGGATGTCTGAGTCGAATCCGAGCCGGCTGACTCCGAACAGGATGGGGCGGGACGAGCGTCGCGCGGCCCCGGCAGGCGAGGCGGGCGCCGACGCCCTCGGCCATGGCCCCGTAGACTTCGGGCGCCGGATACGGCCCGGCCCGGCGGGGCCGCGCCCTGTGGAGGCGCGACCGGGGATGGGCCGGCCCCGGGTCGCGCTGGCCGCCGCGCGGCGCCGCCAATGATCAAGCGCTTCATCTTCGAGTCGGCGCCGTTTGCAAGCTGCCACGCTTCGACTATCGTCGAGACGGCGCCGGGGGAGTTCCTGGCGGCGTGGTTCGGCGGCTCAGGCGAGGGAGCGGCGGACGTTGCGATCTGGGGCGCCTCGTTCTCGGGCGGGCGCTGGTCGCCGCCTGAGGTGCTGGCTGACGAACCCGAGGCGCCGTGCTGGAACCCGGTGCTGTTCGCGACGCGCGACGGCCGCGTCCACCTCTATTACAAGGCAGGCCTGAGCCCGCAGTCCTGGTCTGGCTTCTTCCGCGTACGCAGCACAGACGGCTCCTGGTCTGAGCCCGAGATGCTCCCCGCGGGCCTGCTCGGCCCGGCGAAGAACAAGCCGCTTCTCCTTTCGTCCGGGCGCATAGTCGCCGGCACCTCCGTGGAGAGCTATCGCGCCTGGGCGGCGTGGGTGGAGCTCTCCGACGACGGCGGGCGGACGTGGCGGCGGCGCGGGCCGATTGCGGCGCCCGGCGAACCGCGAGGAGTGATCCAGCCGGCGATTTTCGAGACGTCATCCGGCGACCTGCGGATGCTCCTGCGCTCGGCCCGCATCGGCCGCATCTGCGAGGCGCGCTCGAGCGACAGGGGCGAGACATGGACGGCCGCGGCGCCAACGGCCCTGGCGAACCCTAACAGCGGCATCGATGCCGTCCGCCTTCAGGACGGACGCGTCATCCTCTGCCACAACCCCCTCGAGCGTGGCCGGACGCCCCTCGTGCTCTCGGTCTCGGAGGACGACGGCGACACGTGGCGCGAGGCGGTGCAACTGGAGTCCGGGCCCGGCGAGTACTCGTATCCGGCGGTGGTGCAGGCGTCTGACGGCGAGATCCACGTCACCTATACGTGGCGGCGGGAGCGCATTGGCCATGCGGTCCTGGCGCCCGAGGACCTGTAGCGGCCCCCCGCCCTGGCCCGCAGGTTGACGGCCCAGCGCGGCACAGACATCATGCGGCAATGGCCAGCGTAGCCGCTCCTGCCGAGCCGCGGCCGCGGCCCAGCCTTCGCGACCTCAATTCTGCCGCGGTCTGGGCCGGGATAACCACGTTCATTTTCTTCGTCTTCGGGGCGCTGACGGTCCAGATATCGGTCGTGCAGCAGTTCGGGATATCGGAGGACCAGCAGTCCAGCTGGATCACGATTACCTGGCTGACCTCCGGGCTCGTCACCCTGCCGGTCTGCCTCTATTACCGCCAGCCCATCTCCATCGGTTGGACGCTGCCCGGACTGCTGTACATCGGCAGCCTTGCCGACAGGTTCACGCTGGGCGAGGTTGCCCTCGCCAGCGCCATCGCTGGGCTGGCGATCGTGGCGATAGGACTGGCCGGCTACGGGAGCCGCATCATCCACCTGATACCGATGCCTGTACTGATGGCGATGTTCGCCGCGAGCATCGTCCAGTACGTGACGGGCATGGTCGAGTCGACGGTGGGCGACACGCTCATCGCCGCGCCGATGGTGGCGGCCTACATCGCAGGACGCGTCCTGGCGAACCCTCGCGTGCCGCCCGTCGGACTGGCCGTGATTGCCGGCGCTGTCGCCATCGTGGCCCTGGGCGAGGTAGGGAGTCTCGAAGTCCATTCCGGCCTGCCGCACCTCGAAGTGGTGGACTTCGCCTTTAGCCCGGAGGCATTGCTCAGCGTCACGCTTCCCATGGTGGTACTGGTGTTGGGCCTCGGGAACGTCCAGAGCCTCGGCTTCATGATCTCGGAGGGCTACAGGCCGCCCCTGAACCTGGTGACGGGCATCATCGGCGGCATGACCGTCGTGAACGCGATGTTCGGCGGACACCCGGCAGCGATGGCCCGCACCGGTACGGCGATGGTCTCCGGCCGCGACGCCGGGCCGTTCGACTCCCGGTACTGGGCGGCCTTCGTCGCCTTTGTGCCGGTGCTCGGCGTGGCGCTGGCCACCGGCCTGGTCGTGGCCCTGATCTCGATCCTGCCGCCGGCGTATGTCCTGACCATGGCCGGCCTGGCAATCCTTGCCGCCTTTCAGGACTCACTGGAGAGGGCCTTCACCGGGTCGCTTCGGTTCGGCGCCGTGGTGGCCTTCGCGGTCACCATGAGCAGCTTCGAGGTCGAGGGCATTCCCTCGGCGTTCTGGGCGCTCATCGCGGGCATTGGCGCTTCCTTCCTGTTGGAGCGCCAGGAGTTGTTCCGTTACTGGAAGCAAGTGTTCTCCGCGCCCCATTCGCCCCTGGACCACGTCGTGGAGTCGATGGAGATCCGCCGCTGGGAGACGGAGACGGCCTGACGCCGCCCGCGTTGCCGCGACAGGCGGCTGGATGGCGGTGAGTGGAAGTCCGGGACGGAGACGGCTACGACGATAAGTCGCCCCAGGCCGTCACCCGCGCTACTTCGATACGGATGACCGGCCGCGATTCGAGGGACATCGAGCGGTACTGGGGGTACTTGTCGCGCAGGGCCGCTACGGCGGCAGCGTGCTCCTCGCCGCCCTCGATGAGCGACGCTGTGCCGGAGAGCTGCACGAACCCGAGGCGGCGCCAATCCTCGTCGTAGCGGTCGACCACCAGCTGTACTCTGGGGTTTGCGAGCAGGTTCCGGACGCGCCGAAGCTCCCGTGGCTGCACGGACTTGGCTTTCTCGTCGAGAGCGATGTAGACCCGGTCGCCTGCGAGTGCGAAGCACACGGGCACGACGTGGGGCGCGCCGTTGGGTGCGGCGGTGGCCAGATGGCCGATGCGCGCCCCGAGCACGAAGCTCCTTGCGGCGGCCTTCAGGTCCAAGATTCCGAACGCCACGAGGCGTCAGCTTCGAGGTCTGGCGTCCCGGCCGAGCGATGGGTCACGGGAGAGCGCAGCTTCGCTGGAGTGAGCCTCCCGAGGGACGCGCGCATGGCGCTCTCCTCGCGCGAGGCCCCGTAGGTGCAGCCGAACAGGATGCGGATCACGGACGGGTCCATGCGCCGATTATGCATCACGCCTGGGCGGTGCCCGCGGGGAAATCCGGGGGCGTGGGTGGTGAGAGGGAGGCCGCGGGCGCAGCGGTGCTGCGCACATGCGCCGGGGCGGCGAACGGGCGTGGGTGGTGAGAGGGAGGCCGCGGGCGCAGCGGTGTGCGCACATACACCGGCAATACGGAGCGTGGGTGATGAGAGGGAGGGAGCGGGCGCAGCAGTGCTGCGCCCCTACGCCCGGGGGCACGTGGGCGTGGGTGGTGAGAGGGAGGCCGCGGGCGCAGCGGTGCTGCGCCCCTACGCCGGATGGCCGGCGGCCCGCGTGGTGGGGGGAGAGAGAGAGGTGGCGGGCGCAGCGGTGTGCGCACATACGCCGGCCAATACGGGGGCGTGGGTGGCGTGAGCAGGTGAACCGCGGCCGGGCGATGCGCTAGTATCCGAAGCCAGCTATGGCGCTCCTCGGTATCGATATCGGTTCGACGGCGATGAAGGCGGCGGCGTTCGACGAGGGCGGCCGCCAGGTGGGCGCGGTGCGCCTGGAGTACCGGAAGCCGGTCCAGGGCGCCGACGACTGGTGGCGGTTCGCGGCGCGGGCGGTGCGGCTACTGCTGCGAGGCCACGACGGGCTGGGGCCGAGGGTCCGTGCTGTCGGCCTCTCCGGAAGGGGAGGCACGCGGGTGTTCCTGGACCGCGGCGGCCGGCCGGTGCCGGTGCCGGCCAGTCTGACGCCTTCGCCCGAGGCCCAGCAGCGCGTGATCGAGCTCGCCGGGTCGCGGCGGGGAGGCCACGGCATCCGCTTCCTTGCCTCGCTCCTGCAGTTCCGCCAGGAGCAGCCACATGAGTGGCCGCGCGTTGCGCGAGCGATGGTGGCGAAGGACTACGTGGTCTTCCAGCTCACGGGCTATGCCGTGACCGACCCAGCCTCCAGCCTGGACGTGGAGGACTGGCCGCCCGCGGTCAGGACGGCGCCGGAGTTCGAGGGCGTGCTGCTGCCTGAAGTGCGCTGGCCGTGGCAGGCGGCAGGCCGCCTCCGCACTCCAGTCGCGGCGGCGCTGGGCCTGCCGCCCGGGATACCGGTCGCCACCGGCGCTCACGACGGGGTGGCGGCGGCTGTCGGCGCCGGCGCCGCCTTCGAGGGCGCCCATCCGGTGACGCTGGGCACGAACGCGGTCTACCGCATCCTCAGCAACGATGTCGCTGGCGCGAAGAGCCGGTTCTGGACGGTGCTGCCCGGCCTGACAGCCTACGGCGCCGACGTCACGCTCGGCGGCTACGCGGCCGACTGGATCGCCGGCCTTCTTGGGGGTAGTCACGAACGGCTCTCAGGGGAGGCGTCCCGTGTACCACCCGGGTCGGAGGGCGTGGTGTTCCTGCCCCAGATGGGCGGCCGCATCCTGCCGGAGCCGAACCCGGGCGCGGCCGGCGCGTTCGCCGGCCTCCGTCGCGGGACGCGGCCCGCCCACATGTACAGGGCCGTCCTCGAAGGGAACGCCTTCGCGCTCAGGGCCGCGCGAGAGGCGCTACTCGGCCAGGGACTGCCGGACGGGGACATCTACCTGACGGGCGGCGGTAGCCGCAGCCCGCTCTGGCGGGCGATACTCGCGGGGACGTTCGCCAGGCCGGTCCGCTGGACCGGCGTCGAGGAGGGCTGCCGTGGCGGCGCCATCTTCGCAGGAGTGGCGGCCGGGACCTGGCGCGATGTGCCCGAGGCCGTCAGGGCGATGACGGGAAAACCACACGTCCTCGAGCCTGGCGACGACATCGCCGCGTACGACGCGGCGTACGAGCGCTTCGTCCGCGTCCGCAGGGCACTCGACCATGCCTGAGCCGTCCGACCTGGTGCTGCGCCGGTGCCGTCGCCTCGATGAGGCGGGGCTCGTGGACATCGCCGTGCGTGACGGACATGTGGAGTGCATCGGCCGCGGCCTGTCCGGAGGCAGGCAAGAGGTCGACCTCGGCGGCGCGTTCGTCTCTGCCGCCTGGGTCGACTGCCACGCTCATGTTGCCTCGGAGGTAACTCCCGGACGCATCGACCCGCTCACCTACGGGCCCGCTCAAGGCGTTGGAGCGCTCATCGACGCTGGCTCGGCTCCGCCCCGTCGCATGGGGGAGCTGCTGGCGACGCGGCCCTGGGTCTACGCCCTGGCGAATGTCGATAGCAGGGGGATAAGGGGCGAAGGGCTGCAGCCGGAGATAAGCGGAGCAGCGGCCGACGAGGCGCTCGGGCGCTACCCGGGACGGGTCGTCGGGCTCAAGGTGCAGGCGAGCCAGTCCGTCCTCGGAGAGCTCGCGCCGAAGGCGATCGAGAACGCGATCAAGGTAGCGGAGAGGCACGGCGTGCCGGTAATGGTCCATGTCGGGAACCCGCCGCCGGCACTGGAGG
Coding sequences within:
- a CDS encoding sialidase family protein — its product is MIKRFIFESAPFASCHASTIVETAPGEFLAAWFGGSGEGAADVAIWGASFSGGRWSPPEVLADEPEAPCWNPVLFATRDGRVHLYYKAGLSPQSWSGFFRVRSTDGSWSEPEMLPAGLLGPAKNKPLLLSSGRIVAGTSVESYRAWAAWVELSDDGGRTWRRRGPIAAPGEPRGVIQPAIFETSSGDLRMLLRSARIGRICEARSSDRGETWTAAAPTALANPNSGIDAVRLQDGRVILCHNPLERGRTPLVLSVSEDDGDTWREAVQLESGPGEYSYPAVVQASDGEIHVTYTWRRERIGHAVLAPEDL
- a CDS encoding benzoate/H(+) symporter BenE family transporter; its protein translation is MASVAAPAEPRPRPSLRDLNSAAVWAGITTFIFFVFGALTVQISVVQQFGISEDQQSSWITITWLTSGLVTLPVCLYYRQPISIGWTLPGLLYIGSLADRFTLGEVALASAIAGLAIVAIGLAGYGSRIIHLIPMPVLMAMFAASIVQYVTGMVESTVGDTLIAAPMVAAYIAGRVLANPRVPPVGLAVIAGAVAIVALGEVGSLEVHSGLPHLEVVDFAFSPEALLSVTLPMVVLVLGLGNVQSLGFMISEGYRPPLNLVTGIIGGMTVVNAMFGGHPAAMARTGTAMVSGRDAGPFDSRYWAAFVAFVPVLGVALATGLVVALISILPPAYVLTMAGLAILAAFQDSLERAFTGSLRFGAVVAFAVTMSSFEVEGIPSAFWALIAGIGASFLLERQELFRYWKQVFSAPHSPLDHVVESMEIRRWETETA
- a CDS encoding TIGR03668 family PPOX class F420-dependent oxidoreductase; translated protein: MAFGILDLKAAARSFVLGARIGHLATAAPNGAPHVVPVCFALAGDRVYIALDEKAKSVQPRELRRVRNLLANPRVQLVVDRYDEDWRRLGFVQLSGTASLIEGGEEHAAAVAALRDKYPQYRSMSLESRPVIRIEVARVTAWGDLSS
- a CDS encoding FGGY-family carbohydrate kinase; its protein translation is MALLGIDIGSTAMKAAAFDEGGRQVGAVRLEYRKPVQGADDWWRFAARAVRLLLRGHDGLGPRVRAVGLSGRGGTRVFLDRGGRPVPVPASLTPSPEAQQRVIELAGSRRGGHGIRFLASLLQFRQEQPHEWPRVARAMVAKDYVVFQLTGYAVTDPASSLDVEDWPPAVRTAPEFEGVLLPEVRWPWQAAGRLRTPVAAALGLPPGIPVATGAHDGVAAAVGAGAAFEGAHPVTLGTNAVYRILSNDVAGAKSRFWTVLPGLTAYGADVTLGGYAADWIAGLLGGSHERLSGEASRVPPGSEGVVFLPQMGGRILPEPNPGAAGAFAGLRRGTRPAHMYRAVLEGNAFALRAAREALLGQGLPDGDIYLTGGGSRSPLWRAILAGTFARPVRWTGVEEGCRGGAIFAGVAAGTWRDVPEAVRAMTGKPHVLEPGDDIAAYDAAYERFVRVRRALDHA
- a CDS encoding amidohydrolase family protein, encoding MPEPSDLVLRRCRRLDEAGLVDIAVRDGHVECIGRGLSGGRQEVDLGGAFVSAAWVDCHAHVASEVTPGRIDPLTYGPAQGVGALIDAGSAPPRRMGELLATRPWVYALANVDSRGIRGEGLQPEISGAAADEALGRYPGRVVGLKVQASQSVLGELAPKAIENAIKVAERHGVPVMVHVGNPPPALEVVCDLLRAGDVITHYAHGKPEGATLADGRPLPALRRAYERGVLLDVGHGRSSFSFRRFRQLLEAGIRPSTISTDLHASSARSPVVSLARTMSKLIELGLPPVEALDKVTAAPARAFALQGYGELKEGGPASLTAFVLEEREVMTEDSLGEMLACKLWVRPIGCLAGGEWFEATTPP